A DNA window from Schistocerca americana isolate TAMUIC-IGC-003095 chromosome 4, iqSchAmer2.1, whole genome shotgun sequence contains the following coding sequences:
- the LOC124613791 gene encoding kallikrein-14-like, which produces MPVLLQTNSGVVMDRLQVAEVSVYSLRDCYRALDGALNPTNLCAGAPEGGRGQCTGDSGGPLLVPGGVQVGVVSWSLKPCASRGLPAAFADVSLYVEWIHQHTGHL; this is translated from the exons ATGCCTGTGTTACTGCAGACCAACAGCGGCGTGGTGATGGACCGGCTGCAGGTGGCCGAGGTGTCTGTGTACTCGCTCAGAGACTGCTACCGTGCCCTGGACGGCGCGCTCAACCCTACCAACCTCTGCGCCGGCGCCCCAGAGGGCGGCAGGGGGCAGTGCACG GGTGACTCGGGTGGCCCGCTGCTGGTGCCTGGCGGCGTGCAGGTGGGTGTGGTCTCGTGGTCACTTAAGCCGTGCGCCTCCAGGGGCCTGCCCGCGGCGTTCGCAGACGTCTCGCTCTACGTCGAGTGGATCCACCAGCACACCGGCCACCTCTGA